In Amycolatopsis jiangsuensis, the following proteins share a genomic window:
- a CDS encoding glutamyl-tRNA reductase, whose amino-acid sequence MSVLAVGLSHRSADLGTLERAAVPAGELAKVLHELQQAEHVSEAMLVSTCNRIEVYAVVETFHGGVNDVSEVLSRQAGMEPTELYDNLYVHYAGAAVEHLFCVASGLDSMVVGETQILGQVRAAYATAREAGTVGRTLHELIQTTLRVGKRVHSETGLDQLGASVVSEALNAAGELAGKHALIVGAGSMGALSATQLAKAGIGRITVANRTDANASRLAVKITEQGVLAQSVPLSELAGAVAEADVVVSCTGAKDAVFLAEHVPPRAGRPLVVCDLGLPKDVDPDVAELADVTVVDLETIQRRMREAGAPTTERQTAKANGIVLDEVRDYLAGQRSAEVTPTVTALRRRAAEVVDGELLRLDHRLPELDSQVREEVGRTVRRVVDKLLHAPTVRVKQLAAETADTDYANALRELFCLDPQAPAAVASPTVSAASPSPETEKKSQ is encoded by the coding sequence ATGAGCGTGTTGGCGGTCGGGCTCTCCCATCGCAGTGCGGACCTCGGCACGCTGGAGCGCGCCGCGGTGCCCGCCGGCGAGCTGGCCAAGGTGCTCCACGAGCTGCAGCAGGCCGAGCACGTCAGCGAGGCCATGCTCGTCTCGACGTGCAACCGGATCGAGGTCTACGCCGTCGTGGAGACCTTCCACGGCGGGGTCAACGACGTCTCCGAGGTGCTCTCCCGCCAGGCCGGGATGGAGCCCACCGAGCTGTACGACAACCTGTACGTGCACTACGCCGGCGCGGCCGTGGAGCACCTGTTCTGCGTGGCCTCCGGGCTCGATTCGATGGTGGTCGGCGAGACCCAGATCCTCGGCCAGGTCCGGGCCGCCTACGCCACCGCGCGGGAGGCCGGCACCGTCGGCCGCACACTGCACGAGCTGATCCAGACCACCCTGCGCGTCGGCAAGCGCGTGCACTCCGAGACCGGGCTCGACCAGCTCGGCGCGTCCGTGGTGTCCGAGGCGCTGAACGCCGCGGGCGAGCTCGCGGGCAAGCACGCGCTGATCGTCGGTGCCGGTTCGATGGGTGCGCTGAGCGCGACGCAGCTGGCCAAGGCCGGGATCGGCCGGATCACCGTGGCCAACCGCACCGACGCCAACGCCTCGCGGCTCGCGGTCAAGATCACCGAACAGGGCGTGCTCGCGCAGTCCGTGCCGCTGTCCGAGCTGGCCGGCGCCGTGGCCGAGGCGGACGTGGTGGTGTCGTGCACCGGTGCGAAGGACGCGGTGTTCCTGGCCGAGCACGTGCCGCCGCGCGCCGGGCGCCCGCTGGTCGTATGCGACCTCGGGCTGCCCAAGGACGTCGACCCGGACGTCGCCGAGCTGGCTGACGTCACCGTGGTCGACCTGGAGACGATCCAGCGCCGGATGCGCGAGGCCGGTGCGCCGACCACCGAACGGCAGACGGCCAAGGCCAACGGCATCGTGCTCGACGAGGTGCGCGACTACCTCGCCGGGCAGCGCAGCGCCGAGGTCACGCCCACCGTCACCGCGCTGCGCCGCCGCGCGGCCGAGGTGGTGGACGGGGAGCTGCTGCGCCTGGACCACCGGCTGCCGGAACTGGACAGCCAGGTGCGTGAAGAGGTCGGCCGCACGGTTCGCCGGGTGGTCGACAAGCTGCTGCACGCGCCCACCGTGCGCGTCAAGCAGCTGGCCGCCGAGACGGCCGACACCGACTACGCCAACGCGTTGCGGGAGCTGTTCTGTCTCGATCCGCAGGCCCCCGCGGCCGTGGCGAGCCCGACCGTGTCCGCAGCGTCCCCATCCCCGGAAACCGAGAAGAAATCCCAGTGA
- a CDS encoding redox-sensing transcriptional repressor Rex — protein MPAVAGVEDTAVRAKQIPEAAVARLAVYLRVLSGMAEQGATTVSSEELSGSAGVNSAKLRKDLSYLGSYGTRGVGYEVQVLVSQIERILGLTRQHRVAVIGIGNLGHALANYGGFPGRGFPVEALFDTDPDLVGIPVGGIPVSHLEDIPRICSEREISVGIIATPPTAAQSVCDRLVAGGVQCILNFAPVVLQVPAHVEVRKVDLAVELQILSFHVARRADRAGEAPENRGTPGLPDAGLPIDNGGTGDGRNSAGTDGGLGMVVR, from the coding sequence ATGCCCGCCGTGGCGGGGGTGGAGGACACCGCGGTCCGGGCGAAGCAGATTCCCGAGGCCGCCGTCGCGCGGCTGGCCGTGTATCTGCGGGTGCTGTCCGGGATGGCCGAACAGGGCGCGACCACCGTCTCCAGCGAGGAGCTTTCCGGTTCCGCCGGGGTCAACTCGGCGAAGCTGCGCAAGGACCTGTCCTACCTCGGCTCCTACGGCACCCGCGGCGTCGGCTACGAGGTGCAGGTGCTGGTCAGCCAGATCGAACGGATCCTCGGGCTCACCCGTCAGCACCGCGTCGCCGTGATCGGGATCGGCAACCTCGGGCACGCGCTGGCGAACTACGGCGGCTTTCCCGGACGCGGGTTCCCGGTCGAGGCGCTCTTCGACACCGACCCGGACCTGGTCGGCATCCCGGTCGGCGGGATCCCGGTCTCACATCTCGAGGACATTCCGCGGATCTGCTCCGAACGGGAGATTTCCGTGGGGATCATCGCCACACCTCCTACCGCCGCGCAGTCGGTCTGCGACAGGCTGGTGGCAGGCGGCGTCCAGTGCATCCTGAACTTCGCGCCGGTGGTGCTCCAGGTACCGGCGCATGTCGAGGTCCGCAAGGTCGACCTGGCCGTCGAGCTGCAGATCCTGTCCTTCCACGTGGCTCGCCGTGCCGATCGCGCCGGGGAAGCACCGGAAAACCGGGGAACTCCCGGGTTACCGGACGCCGGCCTGCCGATCGACAATGGCGGTACAGGTGACGGACGAAACAGCGCCGGAACGGACGGCGGTCTCGGAATGGTGGTGCGCTGA